Proteins encoded by one window of Rutidosis leptorrhynchoides isolate AG116_Rl617_1_P2 chromosome 7, CSIRO_AGI_Rlap_v1, whole genome shotgun sequence:
- the LOC139860505 gene encoding separase-like — protein MADSGAATESSLLSKLKSSSDLSSIHHLFSSYLQPFSPILKNPKKRSKSTEINAESTTTIHSLAKKFLSFISTSLIFIPKRLKETPKLDPEYAIELFETYRLCITCLEAVSSQLSCKPYHVQFDRVNLIHCFEYWGRYNDAQNEALSVLEFIGNMTGKRNGRVVPELGKENGDKDVALLVFKVVVSLVNCAANARSKKEEDYRRVLTMVDEIEPWLRVTDADSYVQLHESLVYYLHRCTLFVVGEIAIFDRNLACSFCDVTFKEYRRSPVKDDQTLKFGRRICSLIFSELDNQLLSNVDILTCVLDNMAKECKIGKEAGIINFLELADYCAQKCRIATVNICSAVATHFVKLAGDLSQVNLSVDKIMRLYAFTLSINDLSSKMTKAVDDKSISKVLLDLEDELQSFTTAHGSVTILATDMQSSYYSFYCFTALKFLCGPLSKLINSKRMDILLCDPIKLPNIVDTFHQFRLSFLLLSESDKEIDVYEDNKRTILAIATATFTLSYITKQRAKESVSFLKHLISEDRGRQADGLKYLYASLHNVGRVLYRDNRIKEATKAFTLCCKAACECILQLCEAFVSNKDKSSSDVSEDFIAGFVAEACSKSTFLLDILYQCGSKKISRTVTDCLESWSVAQNLFHKIPIPVALIKHWVKINCKETKDPEATHMVPMINMLMSSSKMSKETLGILLEQVFQAYTEMKSLNPELSKLMQTTITKILFEKMYTTKVNCLQKSRFLIANARESRACGIEGLKDCYQNLSDAISLMSDFSKDKEDSGPVCQLLAEAHCLRALCTQELESKSKSSDDDDLIFKDIGDALRLWSSQEHSQSVKQIHTESSQNTITLLYHILDLLSLKGYLKDHCDIYDMLINRYITNKNKNKSVGLKECLGMLWQSRSLNHALCISPVNDAFIETLSKHSNSSLSISMDFWKSCMKRISKELYVGFTQCFSVISTLSTPDDSYNNKSKLATQTTIDQVKKAAFDLINTVPLSDKSLFLAAYLYHDLSEGLIARGLMIEALTYAKEAHRLRSKLLKEYFAYSIEQRNDDIMDDANGEIIQKRGYELTSFHMHSSLATTAWSSSCDEIEDDFILTTWNVLRCYLESILQVGTIQEMVGNGHEAEALLLWGKNISCIQHLPIFLVSFSTTLGKLYRKQRLWHLAEKELKSAKQVLDDDSGTLISCAKCKLLLEVKVDQQLGDLIRSRHFSNAPPGNKLLQEEELPKDYSIAVDKLKLSEWKNCISDFKESKSSRNTMFCDSFMIGERETSRVTTRSSKQKAAQSEIQNVCNVVLITKGTQKSKDVFSTGSCGCEIACVCDDVDCWHCLPAGITKSKSLTSIIQMKWECTRRRFLLRLLVGIGKYLLGCNETDRAYKVFMEGISLMVNRTTFCESRFPLSFTFLAERNVTGDVFAVEQASIFYNICWLSLKSSSTKATTTSNQCCDMALIPIPIVVSGLKLSFVLCLEVPELFQKVSRLLALLYTLAPLNKKFSMLSSSSSSNNTRLSESQLACYFHQASLGTHLTYRLFSHLGRKKDESTMDEFCHVNLHRLAPQSVVDLEEFILKFFQQLPCVTIVCVSMLGDSYVSLLRELLSSYNNLSTTTTRACLMLSRMNSDSAPAVVVLPVDPILSSGSSKDDEDSSSTNCSSSIIFDKRSCGDKLWCCPWGAQSSIIDEVVPLFRTILEENYLSSSDTKQNRSLWWNQRRKLDQCLSDLLRDVENLWFGPWKHLLLGKLSDHNHKQKHHLDSVQKKLMKALKLRCKLNVNADIISLVIGGGVHASSQHEEEWLSERFLKKGCYIGACKSLPGEEEEEYSNGLSSLVVSELILNAIQEIGDEHVVDREPVILVPDFDIQMLPWESLPILRNQEVYRMPCVASISCTYDTSSSLCYPMIDPLDAYYLLNPGGDLRTTEAKFSNWFKDQNLEGTTGTSPCVDELSMALKNHDLFIYLGHGSGMQYIPGGEIQKLERCAATLLMGCSSGSLSLNGPYTPNGAPFYYLFAGSPVIIANLWDVTDKDIDRFSKTMLDSWIKARSTTDCEQCATERKANIVDGGRNRKEASKSKNLVNTCCISGCKHRPRIGSFMGLARRACTLPFLIGAAPVCYGVPTGIIRKKTL, from the exons atgGCGGATTCCGGCGCCGCCACCGAGTCATCACTCCTCTCGAAGCTCAAATCATCCTCCGATCTATCTTCCATCCATCACCTATTTTCCTCTTACCTCCAACCTTTTTCCCCAATCCTTAAAAACCCTAAAAAACGTTCAAAATCAACCGAAATTAACGCCGAATCAACAACCACAATTCATTCATTAGCGAAGAAGTTCCTTTCGTTTATCAGCACATCCCTAATCTTCATCCCTAAACGCCTAAAAGAAACACCTAAACTCGATCCTGAGTACGCTATAGAACTTTTCGAAACGTACAGACTTTGTATAACCTGTCTGGAAGCAGTTTCTTCGCAGTTATCATGTAAACCCTATCATGTTCAATTTGACAGGGTTAATTTGATACATTGTTTTGAATATTGGGGGAGGTATAACGATGCACAAAATGAGGCGTTATCTGTTCTCGAGTTTATCGGTAATATGACAGGTAAACGAAACGGACGAGTTGTTCCTGAGTTAGGGAAAGAAAATGGGGATAAGGACGTTGCGTTATTGGTATTTAAGGTTGTTGTGTCACTTGTTAACTGTGCTGCGAATGCTCGAAGTAAAAAGGAGGAAGATTACAGGAGAGTGCTTACGATGGTTGATGAAATTGAGCCATGGCTGAG GGTTACTGATGCAGATTCTTATGTGCAGTTGCACGAATCGCTTGTATATTATCTGCACAGATGTACACTGTTTGTGGTTGGTGAAATTGCAATATTTGATAGAAACCTGGCCTGTAGTTTTTGTGATGTAACATTTAAAGAGTATAGAAGATCACCTGTGAAGGATGATCAAACATTAAAG TTTGGACGCAGGATATGCAGTTTGATATTTTCAGAGTTGGACAATCAGTTATTGTCCAATGTAGACATACTAACTTGTGTGCTGGATAATATGGCTAAGGAATGTAAG ATTGGTAAGGAAGCAGGTATTATAAATTTTCTGGAACTTGCTGATTATTGTGCCCAAAAATGTAGAATTGCAACTGTCAATATTTGTAGTGCCGTTGCAACCCACTTTGTCAAATTAGCAGGTGATTTGTCTCAG GTAAATTTATCAGTTGATAAGATCATGAGGCTTTATGCCTTCACATTATCTATTAATGATTTGAGCTCCAAAATGACAAAAGCTGTAGATGACAAATCTATTTCTAAAGTTTTACTTGACTTAGAGGATGAGCTACAAAGTTTTACTACTGCCCACGGCTCAGTAACTATACTAGCTACAGATATGCAGTCGTCCTATTATAGTTTTTACTGTTTTACTGCATTAAAGTTCTTGTGTGGGCCCCTTTCCAAGCTGATTAATTCAAAGCGTATGGACATACTACTTTGTGATCCTATCAAATTACCTAACATTGTGGACACTTTTCATcagttcagacttagttttcttctTCTAAG TGAATCTGACAAGGAGATAGATGTATATGAGGACAATAAGCGAACTATACTTGCTATAGCTACTGCTACTTTCACACTCTCTTATATTACAAAGCAAAGGGCTAAA GAGAGTGTTAGTTTTCTTAAGCATCTTATTTCAGAAGATAGAGGCCGCCAAGCTGATGGGCTGAAATATCTCTATGCCTCTTTGCATAATGTTGGTAGAGTTTTGTACAGAGATAATAGAATAAAAGAG GCTACAAAGGCATTTACATTATGTTGCAAAGCAGCATGTGAATGCATCTTACAGTTATGTGAGGCGTTTGTCTCTAATAAAGACAAGTCTTCTAGTGATGTTTCAGAGGATTTCATAGCTGGTTTTGTGGCAGAGGCTTGCTCAAAAAGCACTTTTCTACTGGATATACTTTACCAGTGTGGTAGTAAGAAAATAAGTAGGACCGTAACAGATTGTCTTGAAAGTTGGTCTGTTGCTCAAAACTTGTTTCACAAGATTCCGATCCCCGTAGCTCTGATTAAACATTGGGTGAAG ATAAATTGTAAAGAAACGAAAGACCCTGAAGCTACACATATGGTTCCAATGATAAATATGTTAATGTCATCTTCTAAAATGTCAAAGGAAACTCTTGGTATTTTATTAGAGCAG GTGTTTCAAGCATATACAGAAATGAAGTCTCTCAATCCGGAACTATCTAAACTAATGCAAACAACTATTACAAAGATTTTATTTGAAAAGATGTACACAACGAAAGTTAACTGTTTACAGAAGTCCAGGTTTCTTATTGCAAATGCAAGGGAATCACGAGCATGTGGAATTGAAGGTCTGAAAGACTGTTATCAGAATTTGTCTGATGCAATATCTTTAATG AGTGACTTTAGTAAGGACAAGGAAGACAGTGGTCCAGTTTGTCAATTATTAGCCGAAGCTCATTGCTTACGTGCATTGTGTACCCAAGAGCtggagtcaaagtcaaagtcaagtgatgatgatgat CTTATTTTTAAAGATATAGGCGATGCTTTAAGGTTGTGGTCAAGCCAAGAGCACTCCCAATCTGTTAAACAGATTCATACAGAGTCGTCTCAGAATACAATTACCTTACTGTATCATATTTTGGATTTACTTTCTCTTAAG GGCTACTTGAAAGATCATTGTGACATATATGATATGCTGATCAACAGATAtattacaaataaaaataaaaataagagtgtTGGTTTGAAGGAATGCTTAGGTATGCTATGGCAATCTAGAAGCCTTAATCATGCCCTTTGCATATCACCTGTGAATGACGCATTCATTGAGACATTGTCGAAACACTCTAATAGTAGTTTGTCTATTTCTATGGACTTTTGGAAAAGCTGTATGAAGAGGATATCAAAAGAACTGTATGTTGGGTTTACACAGTGTTTTTCGGTCATATCTACTCTTTCCACCCCTGATGATTCTTATAATAATAAATCAAAACTTGCTACACAAACAACCATCGATCAAGTCAAGAAGGCTGCATTTGATCTTATTAACACT GTTCCCCTGTCCGACAAATCACTCTTTTTAGCAGCATATCTTTATCATGATTTGAGTGAAGGTTTGATTGCAAGGGGATTAATGATTGAG GCTCTTACGTATGCAAAAGAAGCCCATCGTTTGCGCAGTAAACTTCTCAAAGAATATTTCGCCTACTCAATAGAGCAACGCAATGATGATATCATGGATGATGCTAATGGGGAAATCATACAGAAACGGGGATATGAACTTACAAGTTTTCACATGCATTCTTCGTTGGCTACAACAGCTTGGTCGAGTTCATGTGATGAAATTGAGGACGACTTCATTTTGACTACATGGAATGTACTGCGTTGTTATCTTGAAAGCATCCTTCAG GTGGGAACCATTCAAGAAATGGTTGGAAATGGACACGAGGCTGAAGCTCTTTTACTATGGGGGAAGAACATCTCTTGTATTCAGCACCTGCCAATCTTTTTAGTTAGCTTTTCAACCACTTTAG GAAAACTATATCGAAAGCAACGGCTGTGGCATTTAGCTGAAAAGGAACTAAAAAGTGCGAAACAAGTATTAGATGATGATAGTGGGACTCTCATCTCTTGCGCCAAGTGCAAGTTACTTTTGGAAGTTAAAGTTGACCAACAACTTGGTGACCTCATCAGAAGTCGTCACTTTAGTAACGCGCCTCCTGGTAATAAACTGCTGCAAGAAGAAGAATTACCAAAGGATTATAGTATTGCTGTGGACAAACTAAAACTTTCTGAATGGAAAAATTGCATTAGCGACTTTAAGGAATCAAAAAGTTCAAGAAACACAATGTTTTGTGACAGTTTTATGATTGGTGAAAGGGAAACTTCTAGAGTTACTACTAGATCCTCTAAGCAAAAGGCGGCTCAAAGTGAGATTCAAAATGTTTGTAATGTTGTACTAATTACAAAGGGGACGCAAAAATCTAAGGATGTTTTTAGTACTGGTTCTTGTGGATGTGAAATTGCTTGTGTTTGTGATGATGTTGACTGTTGGCATTGTCTTCCTGCCGGGATTACAAAATCCAAATCGTTGACAAGTATTATACAGATGAAATGGGAGTGCACCCGCAGGCGTTTTTTGCTTAGACTCCTCGTTGGGATAG GTAAATATTTACTGGGCTGTAATGAAACTGATAGAGCATATAAAGTGTTTATGGAGGGTATATCCTTGATGGTCAACAGGACCACGTTTTGCGAATCACGTTTTCCGCTTTCATTCACTTTTTTGGCTGAGAGGAATGTAACTGGAGATGTCTTTGCAGTTGAGCAAGCATCGATATTTTACAACATATGCTGGCTATCTTTAAAAAGTTCATCAACCAAAGCTACAACAACAAG TAACCAATGTTGTGACATGGCACTCATTCCCATACCGATAGTTGTGTCCGGATTAAAGCTTTCTTTCGTACTTTGCCTTGAGGTCCCTGAACTCTTTCAAAAG GTTTCACGGTTGCTTGCTCTTTTGTATACACTTGCTCCCTTGAATAAGAAATTTTCCATGTTGTCGTCTTCTTCTTCTAGCAATAATACGAGGCTATCAGAAAGTCAATTGGCATGTTATTTTCATCAAGCATCTCTGGGTACTCATCTCACTTACCGGTTATTCTCTCATCTTGGCAGAAAAAAAGACGAAAGCACTATGGAT GAATTTTGCCATGTCAATTTGCATAGGCTGGCCCCACAATCAGTTGTGGATCTTGAAGAATTCATATTGAAGTTTTTTCAACAACTACCGTGTGTGACAATAGTTTGTGTTAGCATGCTCGGAGACAGTTATGTCAGCTTGCTTAGAGAGTTGTTGTCCTCCTATAATAATCTTTCTACTACTACTACTCGTGCATGTTTAATGTTATCTCGTATGAATTCGGATAGCGCACCTGCTGTCGTTGTTCTGCCTGTTGATCCAATCTTATCATCAG GAAGTTCAAAAGATGATGAAGATTCTTCTTCTACTAATTGTAGTAGTAGTATTATATTTGACAAAAGGAGTTGTGGTGACAAGTTATGGTGCTGTCCTTGGGGGGCACAAAGTAGTATTATCGATGAAGTTGTACCATTGTTCAGAACAATATTAGAGGAAAATTACTTGTCGTCATCGGATACTAAACAAAACAGGTCATTATGGTGGAATCAACGCAGAAAGCTTGATCAATGCCTCAGTGATCTTCTCAG AGATGTGGAAAATTTGTGGTTTGGGCCATGGAAACACCTTCTTTTGGGTAAATTGTCAGACCACAATCACAAGCAGAAGCATCATCTTGATTCTGTACAAAAGAAACTGATGAAGGCCTTGAAATTAAGATGTAAACTCAATGTGAATGCGGACATTATATCACTTGTAATAGGAGGTGGTGTGCATGCATCTTCTCAACATGAAGAAGAATGGCTTTCAGAGAGATTTTTGAAAAAAGGATGTTACATTGGAGCATGCAAAAGTCTCCCCGGGGAGGAGGAGGAGGAGTATTCTAACGGTTTATCTTCCCTAGTAGTTTCTGAGTTGATATTAAATGCTATTCAAGAAATAGGAGATGAACATGTAGTAGATAGAGAACCTGTTATATTGGTGCCAGATTTTGATATCCAG ATGCTGCCATGGGAAAGTCTCCCGATATTACGAAACCAGGAGGTGTATCGCATGCCTTGTGTTGCCAGCATTTCATGCACATATGACACATCATCATCCTTGTGTTACCCTATGATTGATCCCCTCGATGCCTACTATTTGCTAAATCCAGGTGGCGACCTTCGCACTACTGAAGCCAAATTTAGTAATTGGTTTAAAGATCAAAATTTAGAG GGGACTACTGGGACCTCACCTTGTGTGGATGAGCTGAGTATGGCATTAAAGAACCATGACTTGTTCATTTACCTTGGCCATGGAAGTG GGATGCAATATATTCCTGGTGGCGAGATACAGAAACTTGAGAGGTGTGCAGCTACTCTTCTTATGGGGTGCAGCAGCGGATCATTATCTCTGAATGGACCATATACACCAAATGGTGCTCCATTCTATTATCTGTTTGCAGGGTCACCTGTAATAATTGCCAACTTATGGGATGTAACCGACAAAGATATCGATCGGTTTAGCAAAACAATGCTTGATTCGTGGATTAAGGCCAGATCAACAACGGATTGTGAACAATGCGCCACTGAAAGAAAAGCGAATATAGTAGATGGGGGGCGTAATAGAAAAGAAGCGAGTAAATCAAAAAATTTGGTTAATACTTGTTGTATATCTGGTTGTAAACACAGACCTAGGATTGGGTCTTTTATGGGACTAGCTCGCAGAGCTTGTACACTCCCATTTCTGATTGGAGCTGCACCTGTATGTTATGGTGTTCCAACAGGTATAATTAGAAAGAAAACATTGTAA